One segment of Sphingomonas telluris DNA contains the following:
- a CDS encoding APC family permease has product MTERDDGKMGIWMTSALVVGGIIGAGIFMLPVSLAPLGQNALIAWPISGVGILCIAFALAQMSRLGGDGIQANIEREFGPTVAFLVAWSFWFSNWVAAASVAIGASAALSFIGAPFNSTQSVVPLAILCVVILTVVNAMGVRAAGGLSILTVAIKVLPLLAVIWLFAERGAGATRFEPLAPMPITFANLAAATALTFYTLTGFENATAPVGKVRDAERTLPRAIFRGTIFVVLLYMLAGTAILLLLPAGTIVSSPAPYADVLVSRWGIVAASLAALAIAISAFGCLNGLILGTGELTYSLALRGDLPASLAKTRGAGTPVNAQILVAVLTILLLLANSSKATASLFTFIILLSAAGILPLYGVGALAAWRASPTPGARIVCAVALLFVLFAAYGVGLEANLWGLVLLAAGLMIRLAMHRLNSRAGSIPLEAAIPAATPGSSA; this is encoded by the coding sequence ATGACAGAACGCGACGACGGCAAGATGGGGATTTGGATGACCTCGGCCCTGGTGGTCGGAGGCATCATCGGGGCCGGCATCTTCATGCTTCCAGTGAGCCTCGCGCCGCTGGGACAGAATGCGCTGATTGCGTGGCCGATCAGCGGCGTGGGCATTCTCTGCATCGCGTTCGCGCTTGCGCAGATGTCCAGGCTCGGCGGAGACGGGATCCAGGCGAATATCGAACGTGAGTTCGGGCCGACGGTCGCGTTCCTCGTCGCCTGGTCTTTCTGGTTTTCGAACTGGGTCGCGGCGGCTTCCGTCGCCATTGGCGCCTCGGCCGCTCTTTCCTTCATCGGAGCCCCCTTCAACTCCACCCAGTCCGTCGTTCCTCTCGCGATTCTCTGCGTCGTGATCCTCACGGTCGTAAATGCGATGGGCGTGCGCGCGGCTGGCGGACTGTCGATCCTCACTGTCGCGATCAAGGTCCTGCCGCTTCTGGCGGTCATCTGGCTGTTCGCAGAGCGCGGGGCCGGCGCGACCAGGTTCGAACCCCTCGCGCCAATGCCGATCACATTCGCAAACCTCGCTGCCGCAACAGCACTCACGTTCTACACGCTTACCGGGTTCGAAAATGCCACTGCACCGGTCGGAAAGGTCCGGGACGCCGAGCGCACCCTTCCGCGCGCCATCTTTCGAGGGACGATCTTCGTCGTCCTCCTCTACATGCTTGCGGGTACGGCTATCTTGCTGCTGCTTCCAGCGGGCACGATCGTCAGCTCGCCGGCACCCTATGCCGATGTCCTGGTATCGCGATGGGGAATTGTCGCCGCTTCTCTTGCCGCGCTCGCGATCGCAATCAGCGCGTTCGGCTGCCTCAACGGATTGATCCTCGGGACCGGCGAGCTGACCTATTCCTTAGCGTTGCGAGGCGACCTTCCGGCATCGCTGGCGAAAACCAGGGGCGCCGGGACGCCCGTCAACGCTCAGATTCTCGTCGCCGTTTTGACGATCCTCCTGCTTCTCGCGAACAGCAGCAAGGCGACCGCAAGCCTTTTCACGTTCATCATCTTGCTCTCGGCGGCGGGCATTCTGCCCCTCTACGGCGTTGGAGCTCTGGCCGCGTGGAGAGCGAGTCCCACGCCAGGCGCTCGGATCGTGTGCGCTGTCGCGCTGCTGTTCGTCCTGTTCGCTGCTTATGGGGTTGGCCTTGAGGCCAATCTGTGGGGCCTTGTCCTCTTAGCAGCCGGCTTGATGATCCGCCTCGCCATGCACCGCCTCAATTCGCGTGCCGGCTCCATCCCGCTGGAGGCGGCGATTCCTGCCGCGACTCCGGGATCATCCGCCTGA